A portion of the Streptomyces platensis genome contains these proteins:
- a CDS encoding sensor histidine kinase, giving the protein MARGKLRIYLGAAPGVGKTYAMLSEAHRRVERGTDAVVAFVEHHGRPRTEVMLHGLEQIQRRELEYRDTVFTEMDVDAVLARRPAVALVDELAHTNVPGSRNGKRWQDVEELLEAGIHVISTVNIQHLESLGDVVESITGVRQRETVPDEIVRRADQIELVDMSPQAIRRRMAHGNIYQPDKVDAALSNYFRPGNLTALRELALLWVADRVDEYLQEYRAEHSIRSTWQARERIVVGLTGGPEGRTLIRRAARMAAKGSGSEVLAVYIARSDGLTSASPKELAVQRTLVEDLGGTFHHVIGDDIPSALLEFARGVNATQIVLGSSRRKAWQYIFGPGVGATVARDSGPDLDVHIVTHDEVAKGRGLPVARGARLGRARIIAGWLVGVVGPVLLSLLLTSIANGPGLANDVLLFLFLTVVAALLGGQLPALASAAVGSLLLNFYFTPPTHTLTVSDPKNLVAIVIFFAVAVSVASVVDLAARRTHQAARLRAESEILSFLAGSVLRGETTLDALLERVRETFGMETVALLERAGDVEPWTCAGRAGTDHGTPLLRPEDADVDMPVGDHMALALTGRVLPAEDRRVLAAFAAQAAVVLDRQRLVGEAERARELAEGNRIRTALLAAVSHDLRTPLASIKASVTSLRSDDVAWSPEDEAELLAGIEAGADRLDHLVGNLLDMSRLQTGTVTPLIREIDLDEVVPMALGGVPEGSVSLDIPEELPIVAVDPGLLERSVANLVENAVKYSPDGAAVLVSASALGERVELRIADRGPGVPDSAKDRIFEPFQRYGDAPRGAGVGLGLAVARGFAEAMGGTLAAEDTPGGGMTMVLTLRAAAGRPPARPDLPAQATT; this is encoded by the coding sequence ATGGCACGCGGCAAGCTACGGATCTATCTGGGCGCGGCACCGGGCGTCGGCAAGACGTACGCGATGCTGTCCGAGGCGCACCGGCGTGTGGAGCGGGGGACGGATGCCGTTGTGGCGTTCGTGGAGCACCATGGCAGGCCCCGTACGGAGGTCATGCTGCACGGGCTGGAGCAGATTCAGCGCCGGGAGCTGGAGTACCGCGACACGGTGTTCACTGAAATGGACGTGGACGCGGTGCTGGCGCGGCGGCCGGCCGTGGCGCTGGTCGACGAGCTGGCGCACACCAACGTGCCTGGTTCGCGCAACGGCAAGCGCTGGCAGGACGTCGAGGAGCTGCTGGAAGCGGGGATCCACGTGATCTCGACGGTGAACATCCAGCATCTGGAGTCGCTCGGTGATGTCGTCGAGTCGATAACGGGTGTGCGGCAGCGCGAGACCGTGCCGGATGAGATCGTCCGCCGGGCGGATCAGATCGAGCTTGTCGATATGTCGCCCCAGGCGATCCGCCGGCGGATGGCGCACGGCAACATCTACCAGCCCGACAAGGTGGACGCCGCCCTGTCGAACTACTTCCGGCCGGGCAACCTCACGGCGCTGCGCGAGCTGGCGCTGCTGTGGGTCGCCGACCGGGTGGACGAGTATCTCCAGGAGTACCGCGCGGAGCATTCGATCCGTTCCACCTGGCAGGCCCGTGAGCGGATCGTCGTCGGGCTGACCGGCGGGCCGGAGGGGCGCACGCTGATCCGTCGCGCGGCCCGGATGGCGGCCAAGGGCTCGGGCAGTGAGGTGCTCGCCGTCTATATAGCGCGCAGTGACGGGCTGACCTCGGCCTCGCCCAAGGAACTCGCCGTCCAGCGCACCCTGGTGGAGGACCTCGGCGGGACGTTTCACCACGTCATCGGCGACGACATACCGAGCGCGCTGCTGGAGTTCGCGCGGGGCGTCAACGCCACCCAGATCGTGCTGGGCTCCAGTCGCCGCAAGGCCTGGCAGTACATCTTCGGGCCGGGGGTGGGCGCGACGGTCGCCCGGGACTCCGGGCCCGATCTCGATGTGCACATCGTCACCCATGACGAGGTCGCCAAGGGCCGGGGGCTGCCGGTGGCACGCGGTGCGCGGCTGGGGCGGGCCCGGATCATCGCCGGCTGGCTCGTCGGTGTGGTCGGCCCGGTGCTGCTCTCGCTGCTGCTGACCAGCATCGCGAACGGTCCCGGCCTGGCCAACGACGTCCTGCTCTTCCTGTTCCTGACGGTCGTCGCGGCGCTGCTCGGCGGGCAGCTGCCGGCGCTGGCGTCGGCCGCGGTCGGCTCGCTGCTGCTGAACTTCTACTTCACACCGCCCACCCACACCCTCACGGTCAGCGATCCCAAGAACCTCGTCGCCATCGTGATCTTCTTCGCGGTGGCCGTCTCGGTCGCCTCCGTGGTGGACCTCGCCGCCCGCCGCACCCACCAGGCCGCCAGGCTGCGCGCCGAGTCGGAGATCCTGTCCTTCCTGGCGGGCAGTGTGCTGCGCGGTGAGACGACCCTGGACGCGCTGCTGGAGCGGGTGCGCGAGACCTTCGGGATGGAGACGGTGGCGCTGCTGGAGCGGGCCGGCGATGTCGAACCGTGGACCTGCGCGGGCCGGGCCGGTACGGACCACGGCACGCCGCTGCTGCGCCCCGAGGACGCCGATGTCGACATGCCCGTGGGCGACCACATGGCGCTGGCGCTGACCGGTCGGGTGCTGCCCGCCGAGGACCGCCGGGTGCTGGCCGCGTTCGCCGCCCAGGCCGCCGTGGTCCTGGACCGGCAGCGGCTGGTGGGCGAGGCGGAGCGGGCCCGGGAGCTGGCCGAGGGCAACCGCATCAGGACGGCGCTGCTGGCCGCCGTCAGCCATGACCTGCGGACCCCGCTGGCGAGCATCAAGGCCTCCGTCACCTCCCTGCGCTCCGACGATGTCGCCTGGTCCCCGGAGGACGAGGCGGAGCTGCTGGCCGGCATCGAGGCGGGCGCCGACCGGCTGGACCATCTCGTGGGCAATCTTCTGGACATGTCCCGGCTCCAGACCGGCACGGTCACCCCGCTGATCCGGGAGATCGACCTCGACGAGGTGGTGCCGATGGCGCTCGGCGGTGTGCCGGAGGGCAGCGTCAGCCTCGACATCCCCGAGGAGCTGCCGATCGTCGCCGTCGATCCGGGGCTGCTGGAACGTTCGGTCGCCAATCTCGTCGAGAACGCCGTGAAGTACAGCCCGGACGGGGCGGCGGTGCTGGTCTCGGCCAGTGCGCTCGGTGAGCGGGTGGAGCTGCGTATCGCCGACCGCGGGCCGGGGGTGCCGGACAGCGCCAAGGACCGGATCTTCGAGCCCTTCCAGCGCTACGGTGACGCGCCGCGCGGTGCCGGGGTGGGCCTGGGGCTGGCCGTGGCGCGCGGTTTCGCGGAGGCGATGGGCGGCACGCTCGCCGCCGAGGACACCCCCGGAGGCGGGATGACCATGGTCCTGACCCTCCGGGCCGCGGCCGGCCGCCCGCCGGCCAGGCCCGATCTTCCGGCCCAGGCCACGACATGA
- a CDS encoding response regulator — MNRVLVVDDEPQIVRALVINLKARKYEVDAAPDGATALKLAAARHPDVIVLDLGLPDMDGVEVIKGLRGWTRVPILVLSARQTSDEKVEALDAGADDYVTKPFGMDELLARLRAAVRRAEPTGPADDEVIVETEGFSVDLAAKKVNRGGRDIRLTPTEWHLLEVLVRNAGRLVSQKQLLQEVWGPSYGTETNYLRVYMAQLRRKLESDPSHPKHFITEPGMGYRFEQ; from the coding sequence GTGAACCGGGTGCTTGTGGTTGATGACGAGCCGCAGATCGTGCGCGCCCTCGTGATCAACCTGAAGGCGCGCAAGTACGAGGTCGACGCCGCCCCCGACGGGGCCACCGCCCTCAAACTCGCCGCCGCCCGCCACCCCGATGTCATCGTCCTCGACCTCGGTCTGCCAGATATGGACGGCGTCGAGGTGATCAAGGGGCTGCGGGGCTGGACGCGGGTACCGATCCTGGTGCTGTCCGCCCGGCAGACCTCCGACGAGAAGGTGGAGGCGCTGGACGCCGGCGCCGACGATTACGTCACCAAGCCGTTCGGCATGGACGAGCTGCTGGCCCGGCTGCGGGCGGCGGTGCGCCGGGCGGAGCCGACCGGGCCGGCCGATGACGAGGTGATCGTGGAGACGGAAGGTTTCTCCGTCGATCTCGCCGCGAAGAAGGTCAACCGCGGCGGCCGGGACATCCGGCTGACCCCCACCGAGTGGCATCTGCTGGAGGTCCTGGTCCGCAACGCGGGCCGGCTGGTCAGCCAGAAACAGCTGCTCCAGGAGGTCTGGGGGCCCTCGTACGGGACCGAGACCAACTATCTGCGGGTGTACATGGCCCAGCTCCGCCGCAAGCTGGAGAGCGACCCCTCGCATCCGAAGCACTTCATCACGGAGCCGGGGATGGGCTACCGGTTCGAGCAGTAG